The proteins below come from a single Panicum hallii strain FIL2 chromosome 7, PHallii_v3.1, whole genome shotgun sequence genomic window:
- the LOC112901635 gene encoding gamma-soluble NSF attachment protein — MASSSDPDKLMTKADKLTKLSFTRWNADWKSATSLYEQAAIAYRFRKDNEKAKDAFEKASKGQEMISSPWDAAKHMESAAALAKELGRWNEVSDFFRRASELYRECGRAQPASDALAKGASALEEKSPEEAIKMYDEACTILEEDGKEQMAFDLYRAAAALYIKMEKYSDAAAFFLRLGSAADKCNAMNSQCKAYLSVIIIYLYAHDFQQAQKCYNDCSEVQAFLNSDQNRCAMKLLSAYEEGDAEEIKRIGQSSAFNHLDHVVIRLARKLPTGDLQAIKKAADDGEGSLDEDDLT; from the exons AACAAAATTGAGTTTTACAAGGTGGAACGCTGATTGGAAAAGCGCTACTTCCTTATATGAGCAAGCTG CGATTGCATATAGGTTCAGAAAGGACAATGAGAAAGCAAAAGATGCATTTGAGAAGGCCTCGAAAGGACAAGAAATGATCTCCTC ACCATGGGATGCCGCTAAGCATATGGAATCTGCTGCTGCTTTAGCAAAGGAGCTTGGACGCTGGAATGAAGTATCTGATTTCTTTCGCAGAGCTTCAGAATTATACCGTGAATGTGGAAGGGCCCAACCTGCATCTGATGCTCTAGCAAAGGGTGCCAG TGCCTTGGAGGAGAAATCTCCTGAAGAAGCTATTAAAATGTATGATGAGGCTTGCACAATTCTAGAAGAAGATGGGAAGGAACAGATGGCTTTTGACTTGTATCGTGCTGCTGCAGCTTTATACATTAAGATGGAGAA GTATTCAGATGCTGCTGCTTTCTTTCTAAGACTCGGTTCTGCTGCCGATAAGTGCAATGCCATGAACAGCCAATGCAAG GCTTATCTGAGTGTGATCATCATCTACCTTTACGCGCATGATTTTCAGCAAGCTCAGAAATGCTACAATGACTGCTCAGA GGTTCAAGCCTTCCTCAATAGCGATCAGAACCGATGTGCAATGAAACTATTATCTGCTTATGAGGAAGGTGATGCTGAAGAAATCAAACGAATTGGTCAATCAAGTGCCTTCAATCACCTTGACCATGTG GTAATTAGGCTCGCAAGGAAGCTACCAACAGGTGATCTGCAGGCCATTAAGAAGGCAGCTGATGACGGCGAGGGCTCCTTGGACGAGGATGACCTAACTTAA
- the LOC112898906 gene encoding uncharacterized protein LOC112898906, translated as MANHGKETNQSMSNLLLPSSHPHPTVGNPGDDQSMSNLLLPSSHPHPTVGNPGDDQSMSDPLWTSSHPHSTHGGPEDDQFMGVDDWYGMSIDIPSPSEILMEGIPSPGLAADAAAVAEIGEPASGSLGENSLLTSAAVANKLPPARHRQHRGEKHYMELYDRTFFDVSTSTARAMRITAALDDDGIHGSHPAQGLLQPEQVKTRVQILALIKKKYKMGIRYEEEAELIRLMTIQFKKEKSISNDRIDYLADPFEPPTSKQCYFTRFMAMLFDNKKADDDKKDKKADDDKKDEKKAGYWKEKETKAIRDPSASRNIIGMKRTLEFMNGGKRTRWLADEYVALEPWGHDAVHILGDIAVRRVYEEGKETAPPSKCSKTGAHSSGESYIWQHMTRVYAGSTEAPSLLYGICHECDKALKCPPNFGNGNLNKHLARVHDIHPPCKNQCVMTNEKGVGRRAVRV; from the exons ATGGCAAACCATGGTAAGGAAACCAACCAATCCATGTCCAATCTCCTTTTGCCATCATCGCACCCCCACCCCACCGTCGGCAATCCAGGAGATGATCAATCCATGTCCAATCTCCTTTTGCCATCATCGCACCCCCACCCCACCGTCGGCAATCCAGGAGATGATCAATCCATGTCTGATCCCCTCTGGACTTCATCACACCCCCACTCCACCCATGGCGGTCCAGAAGATGATCAATTCATGGGTGTCGATGACTGGTATGGCATGTCCATTGATATCCCCTCTCCATCGGAAATCCTGATGGAGGGCATCCCCTCTCCAGGGCTTGCCGCCGACGCGGCAGCGGTGGCTGAAATTGGTGAGCCCGCGTCTGGCTCGCTCGGGGAGAACAGCCTCCTTACCTCGGCAGCTGTGGCAAATAAGTTGCCTCCTGCACGCCATAGGCAGCATAGGGGAGAAAAGCACTACATGGAACTATACGACAGAACCTTCTTCGACGTTTCGACCTCCACGGCTCGTGCGATGCGCATCACCGCTGCACTGGATGATGACGGCATCCACGGGTCCCACCCAGCCCAGGGCCTCCTCCAGCCGGAGCAGGTCAAGACCAGGGTCCAGATTCTGGCTTTGATCAAAAAGAAGTACAAAATGGGAATACGGTACGAGGAGGAGGCAGAATTAATCCGCCTCATGACCATCCAGTTTAAAAAGGAGAAAAGCATCAGTAATGACCGCATTGACTACTTGGCGGATCCATTTGAACCCCCAACATCCAAACAATGCTACTTCACCAGATTCATGGCAATGCTGTTCGACAATAAGAAGGCAGACGACGATAAGAAGGATAAGAAGGCAGACGACGATAAGAAGGATGAGAAGAAGGCAGGCTACTGGAAGGAAAAAGAGACCAAAGCGATCCGTGATCCGTCGGCCTCAAGAAATATTATAGGAATGAAGAGGACGCTGGAATTCATGAACGGGGGCAAGAGGACGCGCTGGCTCGCCGACGAATACGTTGCGCTCGAGCCGTGGGGTCATGATGCCGTGCACATCCTG GGTGATATTGCGGTTCGAAGAGTATACGAAGAGGGCAAAGAGACAGCACCACCGTCAAAGTGCTCCAAGACCGGTGCTCACAGCAGTGGGGAGTCGTATATTTGGCAGCACATGACAAGAGTTTATGCCGGGTCAACAGAGGCTCCTTCCTTGCTTTATGGGATTTGCCACGAGTGCGATAAGGCTCTGAAGTGTCCTCCCAATTTTGGCAACGGGAACCTGAACAAACACCTAGCGCGCGTCCACGACATTCATCCACCCTGCAAAAACCAATGTGTGATGACTAACGAGAAAGGAGTAGGTAGGAGAGCTGTCAGAGTTTGA